A stretch of bacterium DNA encodes these proteins:
- a CDS encoding dCMP deaminase family protein: MRFSPLRWVKDRRILATGYNGPPSGFPHCDVIGCLRDKLNIPSGERQEICWGLHAEQNAVIQAAVFGVSTKGAVLYSTTKPCITCAKILANAGIKKIYCAEDYPDKFTDELLSELGIPLIFLPKPDLSFFCEQEEKK; this comes from the coding sequence ATCAGGTTTTCCCCACTGCGATGGGTAAAAGACAGAAGAATACTTGCCACAGGCTATAACGGTCCACCATCGGGTTTTCCCCACTGCGATGTTATAGGATGTCTGCGGGATAAGCTAAATATTCCCTCGGGCGAGCGTCAGGAAATATGTTGGGGACTTCACGCTGAGCAAAATGCGGTCATTCAGGCCGCCGTGTTCGGAGTATCAACGAAAGGAGCAGTGCTTTACTCAACCACAAAACCCTGCATAACATGTGCTAAAATACTCGCTAACGCGGGAATTAAGAAAATATATTGCGCTGAGGATTATCCAGATAAATTTACTGATGAACTTTTGTCTGAACTCGGAATTCCGCTTATATTCTTGCCAAAACCAGATTTAAGCTTTTTTTGTGAACAGGAGGAGAAAAAATGA
- the nrdR gene encoding transcriptional repressor NrdR, which yields MKCPFCGSLDDKVIDSRTIRDGKVIRRRRECLSCGKRFTTYEYIEQSPLLVIKRDGSREEFQREKLIRGIRIACRKRPVSAEKIEQLVDKIESEILSMGVSEISSLKIGELVMQNLRKLDEVAYVRFASVYREFKDIEEFQQLLEELEKIRKWEALKDAQLPLTGEKQ from the coding sequence ATGAAATGCCCGTTTTGCGGCTCGCTTGACGACAAGGTAATAGATTCACGGACGATACGCGACGGTAAAGTTATAAGACGAAGGCGAGAATGCCTTTCCTGCGGGAAAAGGTTCACAACTTATGAATACATAGAACAGTCTCCGCTTCTTGTTATAAAGAGAGATGGCAGCCGCGAGGAATTCCAGCGAGAAAAGCTTATCCGCGGGATAAGAATAGCCTGCCGAAAGAGACCTGTATCGGCTGAAAAAATTGAACAATTGGTCGATAAAATCGAAAGCGAAATACTTTCCATGGGGGTTTCCGAAATTTCCTCGCTCAAGATAGGTGAACTTGTTATGCAGAATTTGAGAAAACTCGACGAGGTAGCATATGTAAGATTTGCCTCGGTATACCGTGAGTTCAAAGATATTGAGGAATTTCAGCAGCTTCTTGAAGAGCTCGAGAAAATTCGCAAGTGGGAAGCATTAAAAGATGCGCAATTACCATTAACGGGAGAAAAACAATGA
- a CDS encoding DUF4932 domain-containing protein — translation MKKITILLALAAFSALTNASVELRIDPRIELVGVLEYFSLDSQSREEVFLSESNYFVEELRKYFAPYSNHSAIKKLRKLNNKGFSVLDFAKVLMYYDFPPKLGQMIPFERGFFLDLNLKAKNKKKLIEDLIESVRDFAKVSEFEKYLRLYTGDLEMKVEMVSQDIAKNEIPERLFNMFGLNFSEKKFMAIFCSWLKDEIHFYSPIFGYVVIIGPEISQKGNPTFRSARTMNKLIKGFASLLIDEIVDSNLDAVQSLGDLYTVLGNSAKSICKDWVCAFKHQWMMSIIPNVSDIKTPALIEIHKDFAQGFIFTPFLYFICNEPVSFGNADTINEFKARIIMPLTDFLGEFEGISYVQKKYEARLVDEIWQHAKAEAQNLSFDDVSYIVFHFLRGHLADASELINTKMELSAGNEMEEMLYRCLSAAFKAETGELLEAESMAKDCLISTDSDKVKAYAYFTLGIVAQNRGKVKKAEKMFIKASKLYPEISSLKEHIMNFKEGNGNDNKPKKAK, via the coding sequence ATGAAAAAAATAACGATATTACTAGCCTTAGCTGCTTTTTCCGCGCTAACAAACGCATCTGTTGAATTAAGAATAGACCCAAGAATAGAGCTTGTCGGTGTGCTCGAGTATTTCTCGCTTGATTCACAGAGTAGGGAAGAGGTTTTTCTTTCCGAGAGCAACTATTTCGTCGAAGAGCTTAGAAAATATTTTGCCCCGTATTCTAATCATTCCGCAATAAAAAAATTAAGAAAATTAAATAATAAGGGATTTTCAGTCTTGGATTTTGCCAAAGTGCTAATGTATTATGATTTTCCGCCTAAACTTGGTCAGATGATTCCGTTTGAGCGTGGATTTTTCTTGGATTTAAATTTAAAGGCTAAAAATAAGAAAAAATTGATAGAAGACCTTATAGAATCTGTTCGAGATTTCGCCAAGGTATCAGAATTTGAAAAATATTTGAGATTATATACAGGCGACCTTGAAATGAAGGTAGAAATGGTTTCCCAAGATATTGCTAAAAATGAGATTCCAGAAAGATTGTTTAACATGTTTGGTTTAAATTTTTCTGAAAAAAAGTTTATGGCGATATTTTGTTCTTGGCTTAAAGATGAAATTCATTTCTATTCCCCGATTTTTGGGTATGTAGTAATAATTGGTCCCGAAATCTCTCAAAAAGGCAATCCAACTTTCAGAAGCGCCAGAACAATGAACAAACTCATTAAAGGTTTCGCATCATTACTTATCGATGAGATAGTTGATTCGAACTTGGATGCAGTTCAATCGCTTGGCGACCTTTACACTGTATTGGGAAATAGCGCAAAATCAATTTGCAAGGACTGGGTTTGTGCCTTCAAACATCAATGGATGATGTCAATAATCCCTAATGTATCGGACATCAAGACACCCGCACTGATTGAGATTCATAAAGATTTTGCCCAAGGATTTATTTTCACCCCTTTTCTTTACTTTATTTGCAATGAACCTGTAAGTTTTGGTAATGCTGACACTATTAACGAATTTAAGGCAAGGATAATTATGCCTCTTACAGATTTTCTCGGTGAGTTCGAGGGGATATCGTATGTGCAAAAGAAGTATGAAGCACGACTCGTTGATGAAATATGGCAACATGCCAAAGCTGAAGCGCAAAATCTCAGTTTTGACGATGTTAGCTACATAGTTTTTCACTTCCTTAGGGGGCATCTCGCCGATGCCAGTGAGTTGATAAATACTAAAATGGAGTTGTCGGCAGGTAATGAAATGGAGGAGATGCTTTACAGGTGCCTCTCGGCGGCATTCAAGGCGGAAACGGGGGAATTGCTCGAAGCAGAGAGCATGGCTAAGGATTGTTTGATTTCTACAGATTCGGATAAGGTAAAAGCATACGCATACTTTACTTTGGGAATAGTTGCTCAAAATAGGGGCAAGGTTAAGAAGGCGGAGAAGATGTTTATTAAGGCGTCGAAACTATATCCTGAAATAAGCAGTTTGAAAGAACATATAATGAACTTCAAAGAGGGCAACGGGAATGATAATAAGCCTAAAAAGGCTAAATAA